From the Homo sapiens chromosome 1, GRCh38.p14 Primary Assembly genome, one window contains:
- the RGS1 gene encoding regulator of G-protein signaling 1 produces MRAAAISTPKLDKMPGMFFSANPKELKGTTHSLLDDKMQKRRPKTFGMDMKAYLRSMIPHLESGMKSSKSKDVLSAAEVMQWSQSLEKLLANQTGQNVFGSFLKSEFSEENIEFWLACEDYKKTESDLLPCKAEEIYKAFVHSDAAKQINIDFRTRESTAKKIKAPTPTCFDEAQKVIYTLMEKDSYPRFLKSDIYLNLLNDLQANSLK; encoded by the exons ATGCGCGCAGCAGCCATCTCCACTCCAAAGTTAGACAAAATGCCAGGAATGTTCTTCTCTGCtaacccaaaggaattgaaaggaaCCACTCATTCACTTCTAGACGACAAAATGCAAAAAAGGAGGCCAAAGACTTT TGGAATGGATATGAAAGCATACCTGAGATCTATGATCCCACATCTGGAATCTGGAATGAAATCTTCCAAGTCCAAGGATGT ACTTTCTGCTGCTGAAGTAATGcaatggtctcaatctctggaAAAACTTCTTGCCAACCAAA CTGGTCAAAATGTCTTTGGAAGTTTCCTAAAGTCTGAATTCAGTGAGGAGAATATTGAGTTCTGGCTGGCTTGTGAAGACTATAAGAAAACAGAGTCTGATCTTTTGCCCTGTAAAGCAGAAGAGATATATAAAGCATTTGTGCATTCAGATGCTGCTAAACAA atcAATATTGACTTCCGCACTCGAGAATCTACAGCCAAGAAGATTAAAGCACCAACCCCCACGTGTTTTGATGAAGCACAAAAAGTCATATATACTCTTATGGAAAAGGACTCTTATCCCAGGTTCCTCAAATCAGATATTTACTTAAATCTTCTAAATGACCTGCAGGCTAATAGCCTAAAGTGA